The Alnus glutinosa chromosome 3, dhAlnGlut1.1, whole genome shotgun sequence nucleotide sequence tcttttttgttttttaacgcAAAAGCAAATAagcattttaagttttttaatgtatataaaaagaaaaaacaccaaGGAAGGAGAATTACCAAAGAATACAGTCAAAGATACCATGATTGGTCTGACTGACTTCTGAGTCAAATCCTCGACTTAGTTGTCACCAATCACGTTGTCCATTTGGATAATCTAATTTTCGtggcttaaaataaaataaaataaaaatagaagttCTTATCCATTGTAGACGTTTACAGAATTACAGTTAGGATTCACCGCGATTCGAAACTCTGAAAAAGTCCTAACCGGCAACACCCACTGTACCAGGTCGTGACCTACCATTGACCCACTGTACCCGTCAGCACGTAGGGCAAAGTGGACCCCACCTATTCCCAAGCCAATCAAGGGCAAATTCGTCGcagaaaaaaaaaccatagtGGGTCTCCATTCCTTTGCCGACTCGGGATGGATCTGGGCCCCACGCGTAACGACAAAGGCGCGCGGGAGACGAAATTTTGTTTCTCAATTTTGACCGTTGATCACGGACGCGCAGAAACAGAAACCCAATCGCAGCCGTTGGATCCAGCAACAGAACAGGGGATGACTGGGCACAACCGTCGGTGACCAATTCGTTCACGGTTCAAATCGTAACCCAGGGTTAAGAGAGAACCGTACCCGCCACCCCGTTGTGTAGTTAAGGTGGTCAGATAatataggagaagaaaataaataaataaataaataaaaagaaagagagagactcagagagagagagaaatgttgTATAATTATATGGTGCCTTAAAGAGGTTTATATAATAAAACAGACATGCTCTGCAACTGTTGCGCTCTTGCCTCCTCCTCCCTACTCTTTGGCTTctttcgtttttgtttttggtgccGCTTGGTTGGTTGGTTAGTTGGTCCGTTGATCTTTTTCATGCATTTGTTCAGAGCTCTCTTAGCTTTGGCGTGCTCTGCTGAAAGAAACATAtcagagaaaagagaaagagagtggGTGGGAGGGCTTCGTGCGAAACCGCTGCTGAGGGCTGCTTCGTTCTCTGCTTTTGTTCCGGAGAACGAAATGATTGGGTAAAAGCGAGTGTTTGGTGGGAGGAAAAGCGTCGTTTGGAGGCTCTTGTAGTTGTTTGGGTGCGCTCTATTGAAGGCGATGATGAGTTGGACAAATTGTGTTGAGCAATTCTTGTCAATATAAAGTGGTGTGTTATGGAGTGTTCTTAttaggggggaggggggattgTCATACATTTAAAGCTGGGATTTGAGACATAAATTCCTGAAactgattgtttttttttttttgacacaaaAAATTGGCAGGAATTTCGCGGGCGTGAATTTCAAGGTCAAAATTCTTGTTGCCGAATTGAGCTGCGATAAAACCTCTTTGCTGTTACTGCTCAGCCATGTTTGAGAAAGCTTGAACTCTTGTAGCTTTTTATACGATTGGTTCGAGAAGTTTTCTTAAAGCAGTCCAGGTGGGCATGCAAGGAATCTTAATATCTAACACAGTAGCCGAAGATTGATTAGGTTCATTTAAGAGCAAAATCCAAAGCACTTCTTCTATATCAGAAAAACTTTGAGAGAATGGGTTCGAATCCTTCGGAAATGCAGGAACCGAGCATCGACACCGACAAGCTCAGCTACGAAATTTTCTCCATCCTGGAGAGCAAGTTCCTGTTTGGCTACGACGATCAGAAGCTCTGGATCCCCAAGCCCATCGCTCCCGCGCCCACTGAAGTTCAGCTTCAAGCTCAGTCCCAACTGGCCGCCGCAGATAATAGCGTCTCGGCGATCAAGAACCAGAGAGGCAAAGTCTGCATTCTCAGCATCGACGGCGCCGGCATGCGAGGCATTCTCTCCGGCAAAGCTCTGGCATATTTGGAGCACGCGCTCAAATTGAAATCCGGCAACCCGGACGCCAGAATCGCCGATTACTTCGACGTCTCGGCCGGCTCCGGCATCGGAGGCATTTTCAGCGCGATGCTCTTTGCCACGAAGGACCAGAGCCGTCCGATTTTCAAGGCCGAGGACACGTGGAGGTTTCTCGCTGAACAGGGGAAGAGGTTTTACCGCTCCTCCTCTGGTTCTAGCTCTAACGGCGGTGGTGGCTTCTTCCGACGGCTGATCAGAGGCGGCTCGGGTAGCCCGACGGGCGCGTCCACGGCCGGTCTAGAGAAAGCGATGAAAGAGGCTTTCACTGAGAACAACCGTACCTTGACGCTCAAGGATACGTTGAAACCAGTTTTGATCCCTTGCTACGACCTGTCCAGTACGGCGCCATTTCTGTTCTCCCGAGCCGATGCTCTCGAGACCGATAGCTTCGACTTCCGCCTCTGGGAGGTCTGCCGCGCCACGTCAGCGGAGCCGAGCCTGTTCGAACCGGTCCAAATGCGGTCCGTTGACGGCCAAAGCCGGTGCATCGCGGTCGACGGCGGTCTAGCAATGAGCAACCCGACCGCCGCGGCGATCACACACGTGCTGCACAACAAGCAAGAGTTCCCATTCGTGCGAGGAGTGGAGGACCTGTTGGTGCTCTCTATAGGGACGGGTCAGTTGCTGGAGGTGAACTACGAGTGCGATCAGATCAAGAATTGGAGGGCCAAGGAATGGGCTAGACCCATGGCTCGGATCTCCGGGGACGGCTCGGCCGAGTTGGTGGACCAGTCTGTGGCCATGGCATTTGGCCAGTGTAGAAGCAGTAACTACGTGCGCATTCAGGTACGCCCGCTACACTCTTAACGTGCGCATACCGCATATAATAAACAATTACATTACATAAATGTTACGaccttattcatccaaaaataataataataataataattaaatgttACGACCTTATGTACAAGTTCTTGAATTtcgttttggatttttttgccGTTTTTGGCGCAATAGACAATGTTGGCCAGGCTGGTAGGAGTCAAGAACTTTGTCTTTGCGTGATACGCACAGAGACATATAGCTATACATGCATTTATAGGTACATATTTATGGGGGTGGCTAACGTGCGCCGGAGTTTGGGTTCGTGCAATTAATGTTGGTTTGTTTTGTAACGTGTTGCTGGTGGCCTGGGACAATGGGGTCGCTCCAACCCATGCGGTTCACTGGTTCAGAGTCCGGTGACCAATGGGAGCAATGGGGGACCGTGTCTCCGTGTTCGCTATAGGTCTGTTTTGAGGGGGGTGCCGTTTTGGGTTGCACGTGATGGTTGGGATGGCACCGTTTTGTTTGCCCACAAATTGGACTTTTGTTGGCTCTAGTGCCTAGCTGCTTTTTTGGGTTCCGGTTAGAGTCTAGACAcccatgttttcaaaatttcaatcgGCGCAGGCTAGCCAAGTCCCTCCTTTGAATTTACAGTCTTCTGCTCCAAGTGTCAGTTACTTTAAAGCGTTTTAGAGCTAAAGTTGCTGGATTGTACGAGAAATTCGGTTTGTTTGCCTTTTGATCACGCCTTCTTTGCgataaattctttaaaaattctTAGTTGTATAACAAACGTCTCTGTGTTCTAAAAAAGCAGAACCGAAGAATTGTTATTAAAGCTAACGAGTTTCCAGCTTTATTCCTAAATATCaaactaaatttttttccacctattacaaatccaaatgcaGGGCAGGTTTAGAACCATGAATTTAATTCTATTTTCATTGTTGGAAAATTTTGTTAATCTATTACTTTCACAGTTTCACTATCAAAAGTAGAGTCTATTTTTTGTCCCAAACTTAACCTACTGAAAAATAATAGTGTCTGGATATTTTGCCTTGTGTTTTACCTGCAAGTGGATAGGAATTGCAGGAGAGCAAGTGGGGTATTTGCGGGTGGTCATAATTACCATTCAGATTATCATGCTCATAGCCTTCCCCAAAAGGAACCAGCAAAACAAATTTCCACACTTGGCTTTAGTCATTATTATAAGCGCCAGCTATGATATCCTGTTTGTGAGGTCAATGTACGAGGATTTAGTTTCTTATTTTGTCATCTTTATACTATGTTAATGCTAAACACCTAGACTCTACAGAAAGAAGATGAGGTTTTCCTTTAATTTGGATATACTCCTCTGGATTAGCCAAATAATTTGGCCCTTGTCATCGAAGGCATTCAATAAATCCAGTAGACTTATTATGCCTGTTCTTGAATAAAAATGAAGCAATTTTAAGATAGCCATCCTCTGGCCCGTGTAATATAATTGTACAGTGTCACTTCAAGGGAAAGTTGGAGCTCAATTAGGGCTCTCACCAAATGGGGTAGTCAATGGCCATCACTTTATTCCGTACATTAACTATGCACCCTCTCAGGCCAAGCAGTGGAGTATGGATTTGGTGGTGTGTCAttattaagcatttttcaatttgttagTATTCGGGTTGTTGATTTTATGATgttgcttctctttctttggGGTGGGGACTCAATCTTGATGGTTCTTGAACCTAATTGATTAACTAGGTCTACATATAAGTTGTGGTCTTGATCCAACTGAATCATCTGTCGAGAATTTTGGGTATAATATAGCTAGTAGTTggatggtatatatatatatgtgtgtgtgtgtatttagTTGAAGCACATCTTTCCACATTGGTATGACAGGCAAATGGGTCAAGCTTGGGGCGGTGTGGACCCAATGTGGATACAGACGCAAGTCCCAGCAATGTAAAGATGCTCATTGGACTAGCAGATGAGATGCTAAAACAGAAGAATGTTGAATCGGTGCTCTTTGGAGGCAAGAGGATTGGAGAGCCACGCAATTTCGAGAAGCTTGACTGGTTTGCTGGAGAACTAGTGTTGGAGCATCAGAGAAGGAGTTGCAGAATAGCTCCCACTGTAGCTTTCAAGCAAGCTACACCAAAACACACCTAGACTACTGCCAACAACGTCACAACCAATCTAAAGAAATTGTAAGCATTCTCTTTCTGCTAAGTTTTGATAAGTTTCAATTGTTCATATCAAAATTTCGAAGAAAGCATCTTAGTGGACCATAATAGAATTGAAATGATCAGCCAGGAAGGATTCTGTcttgaaataatatatataatagaaagGTCACTTAACTACCTTATAGGATTCATGTGCCCAATTTACCCTTTCAACTTTTTAGAGGTCTCCATCTTCCAAAAGTAAATTCACCTGACGGCAAATGTACACATTTGACATTATCATATTGTACGAATTTAGAACTTCATAATTTTCTTAGCAATAATGTTCAAGGTGTAGGTTttgtaataaattatatatcacGAGCAGATTTTGATATTGTCAGTTTCTGTATTTGGATGCGCTGGTcatatcattttcttcttgaCCCCGCTGTTGTCAGCCTACCGACACTATTCTTAAAATAGATTATTGATATTTTAGTCAATTAGAAATGAAATTCCTTAAAAAGCTGTGAGGGTGTTTTGGTAACTTGGTGGgtaaccaaatcattgtggTTGTTTAAAGGTATCTCCGTGGTCCGGAAAAGAGTTTTTCCTTGTGATTATGTTTTGTTTGACTGTTGGGGACaccatttattttctttgctcGTCAAAGTTTAGCCTACAAAATCACATGTGCCTGTTCGAATAAGGGAATTTACTTATGTTGTTGAgtaattcttttttgtttagctCACAATCACATATGTCTGTTCGAAGCATCAAACTttgaagataaaaaagaaagagagagtgtgTAACCATGAGCTCAAACTGAAGAAAGACAAAACACATTGTCGCCTTTTTTTTGTCTGTTGTGATTTTCATGTCTTCCTCTTACCTTACTCAATTCATCTTGATTTTTCCAtcctttgatttttcaataaTTGTTCTGTTTCTTAAATGTAGGTGCAAaagatatttgaaaaaaaaaaaaaaaaaaaaaaaaaaaaaaacgaagcaatgaagaagaaaagtaatATAATAGCCAGCTTTTACTTTTTGGAAGTGAACAAGAGGAGGACAGGGAATTCAATGAAAAGGACAAGTAGTGTTAAAAGGGTGAAAGATCTTAATGGGATACTTTGCCTGCTAGAGGACAGACATTGTGGTGTCCACTCCACCTTTCTACAATGGCAAGCAACCAAGAACAAAAGCAAGTTAGTTCAAGCTTTTGAAGGTCAAACAAGTATCAGGTGTGAACCTTTAATGTTTTGGTTGGGAAAATTGTTTCCATATTTCTTCCCAagcctacttttttttttttacatagaGTTTTGCTTATTGTTCTCCTtaatttctctgtttttttcaTCCTAGCCTCAAGAAACTTGAGTGTGGGTGGTGGGCTACCTTTGTGATGAAAACCCAGAAACATGGCCAAAGTTATTTGTCTGACTttggtctttattttttgtccctttttttttttctttttcttcaatataGATGATTGTAGTGGTGGAGAAGAGATTGGAGATTGGGTATCTTTTTTAGCAGCCGACCATTTCTCCTGAGATTGGAATTGGTGGAGGGCGACTAGTTGATGGACCCTTTCTAAACATTTacatatctttctttctttctttttgtattttcaaCCTTTTATTATAGGTTTTGTGGGTCTACTTGAATTTTCTATCTCTTGAAATGCTCATTATTACAGGATTGTTATAAGCAACTTGTAAATTTCTGTATGTTAAGAAGTGATGGCGGTAGTTGATGTTTGGCTcaattcttttatctttatcgTGCTTTCTGCGTTAGCTTTTGGTTGTCCCTTTTTGACTATTTGCAAAGATTAATGGCACTGGACAAATGGATTGACGTTTGAGAGGTTGGGGTGTTGACACACCACCTCATGGATTATGCGCGTGCTTGCCTGCCTTGCTTTTGGAGGGGCTCGCTTGCTTGCTTGCTTTCTTATTATACACCTTCATGCAGTAGTGTCTTGCCAGGTTGCTGCAAATAAAGCATGCATTCGCtactttcaaattttaaaacaagaaaatcaaaccccctttttctttttcttttttaaggttTATTAATCTTTCTTGCACATCTAATAATGTGGAAAAGGTTTAAACAATGATATTACGATTTGATTTGGGTTCAGTTTTAGTTGGAATTGAAACACATGTCTTGTATGTCTGGTTATAAGACACGTCTCAATCTCAACGGATtcagtttaaaaagaaaaaggccaggATTAAGTATTAGATTGAAAagaggggaaaagaaaaagatagttTTCTGAGTGGAGTTTACTTGTGTTAAAATAATTCTCTAAAAGGCGTGAATGGATAGATTGAAGCAATTTAAAAGCATCCCACTTGCTAGAGTAGTACCAGAACCAATCGTATTATATTGGACTATTGGTAGTGTCCATGGTccatactatattttataatcttCTATCAGATTTATTTCTATGAAAAATCTTTAATGGGTATGTTGTAGATGTATCAAGCACTCAAGCAGAGTTTAGGGATATATGCACTTATGGCCAAACTTCATTAATCTCTCATTCTTTTGTGATGGTATCAATCCAAAGAACTTTTCACATAAAAATTACTCTACCTAAATGCATTAATCTCTTGTATTTTCGTTTTTCTCATCCGCTCTACTTTTCCCAACTCAATTTATTTTACACCATACTTACTATTAACCACTCCCCGCTCCCTTTAACACAAATATGAATGGTTCCAAAATGGCACTTTAGCATAAGAGTTACAAATATATTAGGATCTTCTTAAATTATCTGTACGAATTCTCAAATTCGgacaggtaattgtgagagactacttatgaaATCTATCTGGCCGGATAAGTAGTTGGGTAGCCTAATTTATATTTAGTGTGGGTCTCATAAACAATCACTTGgccgaattctttcaaatttaggCAAATAATTTGAGATGATCTTAATCTATTACAAacatgtatattgttttaagtaTTCCAACGAATGAAGTACTTTTAGCATATGAAAAGTTGTGACAAGTAAAAATGGGTCTGGTCagtaaaaaaagtttaaaaaacaCTGGAAGAAGCTTAAAATTTAGAGGGGCGTTTGACAAGCATCTCATctcctctcaattttttttttcacttttctcaaaaaagtcaaatccaaaacattctaacatttttttttttttttttcactttttatattacatcaataattttttattactattcaaataaattaaaaaaaaaaaaaaccattacaaaacaaaactttttcatttttctataaaacaattctaaacttttttatactttatattacatcaatcacttcttacaactactcaaacaaaaatttcacaacacAATGGCCCTGTTTGCTAACTCCCTGCACCCCTTTCCCTCCTCCCCCACCCCCGACATTTTACTGTGCATGCAGGACAttgatgcaggaggaaatcgGACGCAACTGTAGAATTAATtagtctatgatgtggcgatgtgattggtttgatttaagcaagaaaagggaagggtcaactactcaagaaggaaagaagagacctttggcaaattgtgatttagaagatattctctaccgagttgtcaacatccataAAGAGAAataccaagaaggaaagaagagactatcgacaaatctcttgatcatcttttaaagaattctcatatttatatttacgttgtcgtaaagtaatattatagttattatttctttttcctaaaatatggtcattctttggcaccaagtatttttcattaatttggagatattctttgatacaaagtatttccataatatgcttatttgtatttatttcaagtcttaggagatttattaggcttttcgggattttgctatttttggcaaaattcttctaaagacctaattttcagctattaAAGCCtagcttgtgggcgtttttcagcagcttattattattgattagttatcaaaattcagagttttctctctgttttggggtgaattttttagttttttccttgcaaattacttgttgattagcctacagaataatcgctattctgttccggcgtcaattggtatcagagcttcagcactttcctgagacgagttcttcatcaatttcgatggctggtggtcgtagtcgtggtggtcgtcgtgagcaggttccgaatgaggaagctccgcaccaTGATCGTTCTTCATCAGTTTCGATGGTTAGTGGTCGTAGTCGTGGTGATCGTCGTgagcaggttccgaatgaggaagctccgcaccaTGATTGTAATGTTCAGGATatgatgattgaggatttgcagaggcaagttgcagagtTAGCCCAGCGCCTAGCGGCGCAAGAAGTCGGCAATCGTGAGATGAACTCCGATTCCGATTCCACCTTCGACATCTCGTATCACAATCCTGCTCCATACCGGGAACAACGTGGTCAGGATGAAgaaattgttgatgaagagttccaagaagacgagttcgttgatgaggagttcatacatggagatgttcatgatgatgttgaacatgaagatgtagaaaatccttcacaaggatttgTGGATTGGAATTCTTTCCCAATTTATGATGTctatcatgaagaagaagatttattgAAAGAGGTAAGTTTTGTGGGTaatacaataaaatttattgaagaaaataatgactaccatgtctttgatgaaagtccacataacgagggattttcagttgagtaatgaggaaattagttatgttgattttcttgggattgaaaattttctatcaagttcttctagtaataatttgaatgttagttttggtgtgatggatgacaattttaatttttgtggtaaaaaaagaattgataattcattgaagacttttatggagcgtaaattggagaaaataaataaaagacgtgagaagattgaattatttcaatttagtgtgaggCTAGTTGTTGTGATGAgttgcaatttatttatcttCTGGTTTCAAGTTATTTTGGTATTGAGAAATACGAGATGGAATGAATTAATCGGCCTtccaaaagatcgaggtaaaaaagattcgaattcgaggacgaattctttccaacccaGTGAGACTGATGCAGGAAGAAATCGGAcgcaactatagaattaattagtctatgatgtggcgatgtgactggtttgatttaagcaagaaaagggaatggtcaactactcaagaaggaaagaagagacctttggcaaattgtgatttagaagatattctctaccgaattgtcaacatccatcaagagaaataccaagaaggaaagaagagactatcgacaaatctcttgatcatcttttaaagaattctcatatttatatttacgttgtcgtaaagtaatattatagttattatttttttccctaaaatatggtcattctttggcaccaagtatttttcattaatttggagatattctttggtacaaagtatttccataatatgcttatttgtatttatttcaagtcttaggagatttattaggctttttgggattttgctatttttggcaaaattcttctaaagacctaattttcagctattaAAGCCtagcttgtgggcgtttttcagcagcttattattattgattagttatcaaaattcagagttttctctttgttttggggtgaattttctagtttcttccttgcaaattacctgttgattagcctacagaataatcgctattctgttccggcgtcagACATGCACAGTCTTTTGacagaaaaaggaaagattGCCCATCAACCTTAAGtgaagatcaaacctgtgaagcTTCTTCAAGAAGCTTCACTCATGCATTGTATCCAAAATGCCCCTACAAGCTATCACCCATTGTGTGGAAAGGCTAATTAGGTGAAGGGGTATTTTGGGCAAAATGCATGAGTGAAGCTTCTTGAAGAAGCTTCACCGGTTGACTTGCCCATTATGGCTGATGGGCAAGTCAGTTTTTTTTGCTAAAGAGCTGTGCATGCCCTGTATGCACAGTAAATGTGTCGGGGGTGGGGGAGGGGGAAAGGGGTGCGAGGAGTTAGCAAACAGAGCCAAATGCTTGCCAAACACCCCCCAGCTTTTCCTACGAACAAAAGTTCTCACAACCTAGGAAAAACTCTAGTCATATATGCGTTATCAccccaaaataattaatttatttgaaacTTTCATAAAATCACTTAATATAGCACAcataaatatctttataaaccacacacTGTATGTGAGTTATTCATATTCGGATCTTCTCAATTTGAGACCAGATGGTACAAACTTCTCTCTTAAATCCCTAACGTCTTCGTAAGTACCACGTCAATCATGTGATGCTAATAGTACCACACGACATTATTACGCGACTCtaataccatttataacgaccTAATCGTTTCGTCGTATTATCACACAAGCTCTATTTTTGAACGTAATACCAAACATGTTTTAGTCGTGCGTTGATGCATAGATCAGAATAAAATCTTATttgaacagaaaaagaaaaagaaaaagaaattggttTGGAATCTTGGCCCGCCACATGATTTTACCAACCAGTTCCACATCGAGAACCGGTGTTGCGAAGAGTCTTTTTGGTAATCAGATAGCAGAAACATGGGCAAATGAGTTGTTGAATAATTCAAGCCACGAAAATTGACAGGAATTGTCCAATCCGGCATGATTATCGAGACGCACAGTAAAATTAAAGGCACAAAGCTGGattacacaaaaattactccgtTGAAACaggctttctttttttcccctcaaaTTGAATTGAATCATGACCCTACCAGAGTTTCACATGCCCGACGCCTCAACCAACTATTTTTCTCATTATCTGTAGGGAatacccttttcttttcttttctttttggtagcATTTTCACCAATCATAGGTTTTGTCAAAGCCTACGCCCTATTTGTTTACTCTTTCCGTCCTATCTAACCAAAAGCTTTTCTTTATCTTAATCCTTTTTCCACAACCTTTTCAAGACAGATTAAAGTGTCACACAGATGTCTGTTTCTGCCCTCAACACCCTTTCCTTGCCtacatca carries:
- the LOC133862805 gene encoding patatin-like protein 6; translation: MGSNPSEMQEPSIDTDKLSYEIFSILESKFLFGYDDQKLWIPKPIAPAPTEVQLQAQSQLAAADNSVSAIKNQRGKVCILSIDGAGMRGILSGKALAYLEHALKLKSGNPDARIADYFDVSAGSGIGGIFSAMLFATKDQSRPIFKAEDTWRFLAEQGKRFYRSSSGSSSNGGGGFFRRLIRGGSGSPTGASTAGLEKAMKEAFTENNRTLTLKDTLKPVLIPCYDLSSTAPFLFSRADALETDSFDFRLWEVCRATSAEPSLFEPVQMRSVDGQSRCIAVDGGLAMSNPTAAAITHVLHNKQEFPFVRGVEDLLVLSIGTGQLLEVNYECDQIKNWRAKEWARPMARISGDGSAELVDQSVAMAFGQCRSSNYVRIQANGSSLGRCGPNVDTDASPSNVKMLIGLADEMLKQKNVESVLFGGKRIGEPRNFEKLDWFAGELVLEHQRRSCRIAPTVAFKQATPKHT